From one Cyprinus carpio isolate SPL01 chromosome B3, ASM1834038v1, whole genome shotgun sequence genomic stretch:
- the LOC109077359 gene encoding serine/threonine-protein kinase pim-1-like, with protein sequence MKSVDDDIPVEPEPEPVCLSRSEQVCAALQSSTSVQAADADQAAPVLMRVSDSSDSEISLDCGSRVCLFLVGELLGYGSFGKVYEGTHIFDDRIKVAMKYIHKHKNDRCLHVAGHSKPVIAELAMLLRLREPPLCPNIIKLHHWIEKKRSFVLIMEYPKPCSTLHQYITCSDDMNEGKARWLISQLVQAVKHCVDRGVFHGDIHTGNILVTNPSLELKLIDFGCAYPISSEGLLSSEYRGAPLFTPPEVIRHSKYHADPAYVWAIGVVLFEILHGFLPFGSQDEILRDYVKAKPTLSSACHDLIFQCLIRNPANRLTLEHLEEHRWFKS encoded by the exons ATGAAGTCAGTGGATGACGACATCCCTGTGGAGCCGGAGCCGGAGCCGGTCTGTCTGAGCAGGTCTGAGCAGGTCTGTGCAGCTCTCCAGTCCTCCACGTCTGTGCAAGCAGCCGACGCAGATCAAGCCGCTCCAGTGTTGATGCGTGTCTCAGATTCATCCGATTCAGAGATCAGTCTGGATTGTG GATCTAGAGTGTGTCTCTTTCTGGTGGGAGAGCTTCTAGGATACGGGAGTTTTGGCAAGGTGTATGAGGGAACCCACATATTTGATGATAGAATTAAG GTCGCCATGAAGTACATCCACAAGCACAAAAATGACCGCTGTCTTCACGTT GctggtcattccaaacctgtcatTGCAGAATTGGCAATGTTGCTTAGGTTGCGAGAACCTCCATTATGCCCCAACATCATCAAACTACACCACTGGATTGAGAAGAAGAGGAGCTTCGTGCTCATTATGGAGTACCCGAAACCATGCAGTACCTTGCATCAGTACATCACGTGTTCAGACGACATGAATGAAGGAAAAGCTCGCTGGTTAATCAGTCAGTTAGTCCAAGCTGTGAAACACTGCGTTGACCGTGGAGTCTTCCATGGTGATATCCACACGGGGAACATCCTGGTGACTAACCCCAGTTTGGAGCTCAAACTAATTGACTTCGGTTGTGCTTATCCAATCAGCAGTGAGGGCCTTCTCAGCAGTGAATACCGAG GAGCACCACTCTTCACCCCACCGGAGGTCATAAGGCACAGCAAATACCACGCTGACCCAGCGTATGTCTGGGCAATAGGTGTTGTGCTGTTTGAAATCTTGCACGGGTTTTTGCCATTTGGAAGCCAAGACGAAATACTGCGTGACTATGTTAAAGCAAAACCCACTTTATCCTCAG CATGCCATGACCTGATTTTCCAGTGTTTGATCCGCAATCCAGCGAACAGACTGACGCTAGAGCATCTAGAAGAGCACAGGTGGTTTAAGAGCTAG